GTTCGGTCTAATTCCATCAACATCAACATAAGCAATCGACACactaaaatgcttgaaaattaaaatcttatttattgttcaattgatagtgttatactgttataatatattttctaaaggtatcgggaattttatgaaacgttattattatcccgcacatattttgattatattatacgacgaaGTGTTTATCGTACTCGTAAAAAAACATTACCACCATTGTCCATtaccaaaaaatgcaaaattataatataacagtaacaCTGGTATaactttagttttaaataattgacgatcaaaaagtaacttgttaaaCGTGAAGaaagacaattatttatttattcatattaggtatattatttattataaaaaaatcggtTAGTGTAGGTattcatttcatttattatataatcataactaaataataactattttgagCGCAATTGGTTTATCAAGTATTGACTCTAAAATGTATTGAGCGGAATTGTCTATCGACCCTAAACAGTTTAGAGCATAATTGGTATATAGACCCTAAAAATTTTAGAGCACAATTGGCAAACTCCCGATAGATGATCGTATATTTTGGGTAAAACCAAAGAACCTATTGCCCAACCTATTGTCATGtgtaaaaagttatatattgATTTGTGAGGGAAACGTCCAGATACCGGGTTATATATAGGCATATGGCACTgattttgaagtatttgaatatatttcgaTATTACAGGTAAGTACGTATTAtcaaatagcaaaaaaaaaaatgttgtttaagccccctccccccccccaaaaaaaacccTAGGGCTGCCACTGATTTGAgaacacatttttaagtaaaatttttatcCCTATAAGGCTATACATAATGAAGATGGCTATACTATAGTGTCATTTGTGTAATGATTTATGATCCTATGGCAGTTAAAATTGGTAAACAAGATAGGTACTTCACTTATAATTatgtgaataatacatttatatatttgcgatagtacatttttcaatcattttcTTATATTGAGCGTATCAAATCATTAATCAAtagaaataaatcattttacagATGAAAAATTAAGTCATCTATAGTTTATGTTTCCACTTTagaaattaaagtttaatttttgctGCGTTTTCATTCGCACTccgaaaaacttaaaaataatatgatttgtaataattatgtttattaggaaattatgtgtatagttaggttattcaaatgttatatgcttgatttatatatagattaaaagtTCAACTATTACAttaattgttacaaaatatCATAACAGTGATCGACGTACTTTCCTAGTTGATAGTTCATAAgatcattaattaattgattaatagtTATACGAGTATACAACTTTTATGTAGTGACAGTGGCATAGCCAGTGAATCTGTATTAACCTCCTCAGCTTCACAGCTATGCCTCTGTGTTCcagctaatataaatatgaatacagTTGAGATTTCttcatgttttaaatattgtctGTTTATAGAAAATTCAATATTACGCAACACAAGAAACTAGATAATTGAGATTTCAGGGTAGGCCTAATTGATTAGGTAATTTTTGCATGAAATCAAATCAttatcttaaaatgtaaaatgttttattagaaatacatacatttaataataatagaaatatataggaatcaatattatgtatataaattgtctTTAAGTTTACATAGTaacacaaacaaaattgttggctgTATAcaaatgtctaaaatataatatgtataacttcAGGGTTAACGTGAGCATTAATAGTTCTCCCTGTagcattattcaatattaatattattattttaaacaatgtacAGAAATGGATGCTGGTCCTGAAAGACTAGTTGTAATCACCTAGTAAACGCTGtcgtatatatcaatataattaaggTCTACTGTTGTTCCAAGTCACTGACAGGTGATGGTGAAATGGACTTTGACGTAGTTGCCGCCTCAGTGTCGGGTTGTTGGTGTTGTTGTGAATCTCTCTTTTGCTCCAACAACTTCATTTCATACTTGAACAATACTTGTTCAATGTCTCGTCGGGCCATTAGTTGTAGAGCTTTGTCGGCTTTAAGGTTACGCATCCGTTCAGCCACATAGTCTGAGAATGTATTGAACTCATCAGATGGTGCATCAGGCCTAGACATTCGCATTATTTTCCTGCTACTGTAGCCTCCACCATCATCGTCTGAATAGTCTCCGCTGGTTACTGGCTGCATACCGCGGTATTTTCTACACGATGACCATGTTTGTGGCTCCTGGACGTCCACAATTGGTTCTTGGTTATGATAGTCGTCCATGGACTCATGCATCATTGAAGCCAGCACACTGTCCGCCTCATAGCCACTTGCATTTGTGTCATTTGCTTCTGCATAACTGTCCTCAGAGGTTTGACtccaattaaaatgttgattttctGCGTCCGCTTGctaaaacataacatttataaaatctttaatatGACTTGATGacatttacaatctatatataaGGTAAAACAGAATAaccgacaaataaaataacttttgttctaatcaatgtttacaatttttttttatacatattgacGCTTGTGCATAGGTacattacacaatttttattttattttataatactgaaaataaaaaaaaaatttaatttatcaattattttttcaaaatagacaatttgtaaatctaacttttagaaaatgttttatggtAAAACAGTTATTACATTACtcgtattactaatagtaaaataaattattttaacagcaataatattataaaacatacctagtaatataataatataggcaaaAGGCTGACAGCCTGTCTTTgcttaaaatcgtttttcttatattatgatttaatagtgacccacttgcccaccttttttatttttcatctgttacactatgtataatatataagtatagtgcatactgtatacattatgtaaattaatttgataaattgtttACTAACAAGATCACTGAGCAGGACGGAAATGTCCACAACATAAAATGatagtatttttcaaatttgttaaaACTACCTAACTTGAATATAATGACAAATTCAAaactgaatattttgaaaaataaaaccaccCTTCCAACACAAGatataagaattaaatataaaattaccaacaataaatcaaaatactcaggtaagtaaaaaaacaagttctttatataaattgtatattaataaatatttaactaattagtACCAAACTTTATTATTGTCTTTAGTCTTAATACgctcataattttattataaatttgggTTTAGCCTTTCCAAATTATATGGTAACTAGTTTAATTgcgatttaaatgtattttcagTGTACAATCTATTTCTTACTATACTTTATAATaccaaaaatagaaaatatatgttCATTCCTCAAAAATAGCAAAGTGTAGCAGTTTGTTTAACTAGAACATACGTTCAGTTCATATATCTGTTTAGTTATTCCAATAGTTTACACTAATATACCAcacaaaagtttttatatatttttttattacagtttgcaatactataaacataatatcacgATATAGATTATAGGGCATTACTTTAGGATatgacaaatatatattatattctaaggaTTTATGTCTTTATTGAATCGACAAATTTCTAGTTTCTCCTCTTCAAATCATCATAGGCGTAAATCTATTAGAATTTCAGAGGTAGttaccatgacaaaatagataaaCGGTATCATTAcagttgtaataattttttttagtttgtacaTCTTTTTCACCTACAGCCCATCTGCCCATGTTGTAGTTCTCCAATTCTGATTGGTTGATTCTTTttccatgttatattatattatgtatggacATGATTGACAGGCAATAAGAAGTGGAGGACCATGATATAGATGAAGTAAAGAGCGCAGGATGCGTATCAAAAAACTGTGATAATACCAGCTAACTATTTTTTCATGGggctaacatttttaacatcaacATGAGCCAGAGGAGGGATTTGATCCCACACAGTTAAAAAACTGTACATTTTTGGAGGACTAATGGGAAATTTGGGTTCCCTGTGATTTGCAccaatagttttcaatttattatgaatgttTTACATATAGATTTTGCAGGTAGATCACATAGATGGTATGCTTGAGACTGAATGCAGATTTATAGGTATGCAGATTGTAGACATGCAGTTGGTCTTTTCACTTTTGTGTCAAAATTTTCAATCAGGTGTGCAGTTTGTTTCTCAGTATTAAAAATTGccaattgttataaaattacacaatatggTCATTGACCAATGAGTAttcacatatatttatacaaaaagcATGCATCATGCGAATGTTTGTTGAATTTTACTTACTAACTTGTTAGCTATATTGGAACCATTTGGTATTTTATACTTGGGCCGTAACATTTCAATCATTCCTTTGAACTCTGGGGGTTTGATTATTTTCAAAGAATTAGTTGTATAAATCATTCTGGCAACCTGACCatcaagtttatttttttctgaatttgtaattctactacATGTTTCAAATTCCTGTTTATCAGATTGATTTATCGGCAATGACaaaggtacatattttgtacttttggtcactgtaaataaaataattaaacatacaattttatattgcatatgaTGACtagcattgattttataatagactattactattataaaatcaatgattgAATGATACTACTCATATGTGTTttccatatatatattgtcttaGCGAGTAGGTATTCTACCTGTTaaggcaatataaaaataaatatacatatattaactTCAGGTCCTATAATACCTACTGCTTACTGGTAACTTCTAATGTTTTCAGTTTTATCATTCAAGTTACCGTGTTCAAAATTAGAATCCGATGATGAGTCTTTCCATAAATTTGTAGTTGCTATGCTATTATTTTCCACAGGATCATAGATGCtatattttctttcaaaaattttgttttcattaaggAGCGGCGTACATGCAATCTTGTGTTTTATCATCCTTTCGACTAATGCTACTATTGACAGTTTACAGTCCTTACACACGGCTCGTTTCGATTTTCCGACCATAGTAATTTCATCGAAATAAGTCCACACGGGGTGTTTTCTTCTACCGGTCATTTTCATGTTCATTCGTTGTGGTTGATTCCTTTGTAGATTATTCGTTTGGAACCTGATTTGATGACGACCACAATAAAAGACGCAGCTGCCTCAAAACAATGGTTTAAGGCCGCAACTTGCGACACCGATACTCGTATATTCgcagtaatgaaaaaaaaaaggtccaGAAACACCCCAGGATACCAAAGAACAATGTTGATGTTCTATGAGAATACCGTCTTATCggtttaaaaagaataaaaagaaACGTTATCAGTTGAAAGCACTTGATAATTCTGTGCaggatttaagataatattatacaggtttctcaacgaaacttattttttggtgCGCGAAAAGTTAACGATTTTGTCATAGCAAGAATTACAATTAGAGCTTTTACATTCAAGTGATTTCTTttggtactacaaaatatatgaatgtatatagatatacaatattacgtcTTGGAGCGCTAGTAGCTTTTCTCATATCGTTGATCAGCTGTTTGAAACCAACATTTTCGCGCACCACTTTTGTTGTGTATGAGTAAAGTCATCCGATTTGCCCATAACACAGACAGTGTCTAAGCCCtgatattatcttaaatcatgATTCTGTGCTTAATTTATAGGCCGTGTTAggaccatagatatatacaacaactagatgtCTAGATAGCAGTCTTTATACTACGGCAGCTGTAGTATAGACTTCAATATTGGTCACAGCAGCTGACTGTTGAAGTCGGCTGCCATTTATAAAGCAagcaatttttacatttatataaattgtttttattaaattaattttttattactgtgatattattttgtaaatattgcctgctttgtaaacGGCAGCCgactttaatgataaaaaagagacggctatctagtctATTATTgcatacaaggtgtaacagaaagacttgacgaacaaaaaaaaaaaaaaaatgatgctacaaaaattgttaaaattatatgattagtgaATACTAagttaattatagtttattagttaaatGATtagtaatttaagaaatatactcatgttagaaaattctcaaaaaaaatattttgtaaaagttattacgttccaaattcatttaatcaaaaaaatattgatatttaaaaaaattctaaaaagtaaattacttgacttagataatttactatcaaaattgttcttataatcagatttacaaattggatattttgaatatatccaaaaaactttaaatcaaattttaaattttttattttcagtgttaaaaaataaaaataattt
This portion of the Acyrthosiphon pisum isolate AL4f chromosome A1, pea_aphid_22Mar2018_4r6ur, whole genome shotgun sequence genome encodes:
- the LOC100159016 gene encoding uncharacterized protein LOC100159016 isoform X1, with the protein product MNMKMTGRRKHPVWTYFDEITMVGKSKRAVCKDCKLSIVALVERMIKHKIACTPLLNENKIFERKYSIYDPVENNSIATTNLWKDSSSDSNFEHVTKSTKYVPLSLPINQSDKQEFETCSRITNSEKNKLDGQVARMIYTTNSLKIIKPPEFKGMIEMLRPKYKIPNGSNIANKLQADAENQHFNWSQTSEDSYAEANDTNASGYEADSVLASMMHESMDDYHNQEPIVDVQEPQTWSSCRKYRGMQPVTSGDYSDDDGGGYSSRKIMRMSRPDAPSDEFNTFSDYVAERMRNLKADKALQLMARRDIEQVLFKYEMKLLEQKRDSQQHQQPDTEAATTSKSISPSPVSDLEQQ
- the LOC100159016 gene encoding uncharacterized protein LOC100159016 isoform X2, with protein sequence MEWYREQTIQLIDLFRNRPALWDTSSVHYRNKRMKNESLEQISAKLKCPKEEIAKKICTLRVQFSRENVKVKRARESGGTVYNPKWFGYQLLCFLNDQSRYTSQPINNCSPGAATAPGASGAMSSGMVAQNQADAENQHFNWSQTSEDSYAEANDTNASGYEADSVLASMMHESMDDYHNQEPIVDVQEPQTWSSCRKYRGMQPVTSGDYSDDDGGGYSSRKIMRMSRPDAPSDEFNTFSDYVAERMRNLKADKALQLMARRDIEQVLFKYEMKLLEQKRDSQQHQQPDTEAATTSKSISPSPVSDLEQQ